From the Solanum pennellii chromosome 4, SPENNV200 genome, one window contains:
- the LOC107016333 gene encoding zinc-finger homeodomain protein 2-like, which translates to MEFEDQQKQRDEEIAAAPRHNDSLDNSELTTKMPLSPQLELEPLTAVQLWTNNKPKYKECLKNHAVGIGGHAVDGCGEFLPAGEDGSIDSLKCAACNCHRNFHRKIAPPPLTAAATGGGEPVPFVYHSHNQLPTYYRTLPPPCGYLQYHVAPNQRPLALPSTSGGYREDQEDISHPNYSGGSKKRFRTKFSQVQKDKMQELADKLGWRIQRDDEELVQQLCNETGITRQVFKVWMHNNKHTLGKKP; encoded by the exons ATGGAGTTTGAGGATCAACAGAAGCAAAGAGATGAAGAAATCGCAGCTGCACCGCGTCACAACGACTCACTCGACAACTCCGAATTAACAACAAAAATGCCGCTGAGTCCTCAACTCGAGCTCGAGCCGTTAACAGCCGTTCAGCTCTGGACAAACAACAAGCCAAAATACAAAGAGTGCCTAAAAAACCACGCCGTCGGTATCGGCGGCCACGCCGTAGACGGCTGCGGCGAGTTTCTCCCCGCTGGCGAAGACGGCTCAATTGATTCACTCAAATGCGCCGCTTGTAACTGTCACCGCAATTTCCACCGGAAAATTGCACCGCCACCTCTCACCGCCGCCGCCACCGGCGGCGGCGAACCAGTTCCGTTTGTTTACCactcacataatcaactaccgACTTACTACAGAACCTTACCGCCACCTTGTGGGTATTTACAGTACCACGTGGCGCCAAATCAGCGGCCGTTAGCTTTGCCGTCGACTTCCGGTGGATATCGTGAGGATCAGGAGGACATTTCCCACCCAAATTATAGCGGAG GTTCGAAGAAGCGTTTTCGGACGAAATTTAGCCAAGTACAGAAGGATAAAATGCAAGAGTTGGCTGATAAATTAGGGTGGAGGATACAAAGGGACGATGAAGAATTGGTGCAGCAATTGTGCAATGAGACTGGAATTACAAGGCAAGTGTTCAAAGTTTGGATGCATAACAACAAGCATACACTTGGTAAAAAACCCTAG
- the LOC107017120 gene encoding uncharacterized protein LOC107017120, which yields MNSIEMKIREELERDVERDLEDEIKEGICQLALRLHRLYKHQEENNTKKSIDDHGTRDITRGTNTKALSEVNINIKMEGGTKIEIKETKKEAHRPRSNKVSSNVERMVSTRPPKFDWTQSLRSGQTPITGYDKIDTSRKQVKNIISKNGQQNVKVIKSVGKKSTRGLK from the coding sequence ATGAATTCAATTGAGATGAAGATTAGAGAAGAGCTCGAAAGGGATGTTGAGAGGGATTTAGAGGATGAAATTAAAGAAGGAATTTGTCAATTAGCCCTAAGATTACATAGGCTTTACAAACATCAAGAGGAAAATAACACAAAGAAATCAATTGATGATCATGGTACAAGAGATATTACGCGAGGTACGAATACTAAAGCTCTCTCTGAagtgaatataaatataaagatgGAAGGAGGGACTAagattgaaataaaagaaaccaagaAAGAAGCACATCGTCCGAGATCTAATAAGGTGTCGAGTAACGTAGAGAGAATGGTTAGTACACGTCCACCAAAATTTGATTGGACACAGAGTTTAAGGTCTGGACAGACTCCCATTACTGGTTATGATAAGATCGATACTTCCAGAAAGCaggttaaaaatattatcagtAAGAATGGTCAGCAAAATGTTAAAGTCATCAAAAGTGTGGGGAAAAAATCTACTAGAGGTTTGAAGTAG